Sequence from the Gloeocapsopsis dulcis genome:
ACTATTGTTACGGGTTGGGCAAAAGAAGGTCGGATGTGGCGCAAAGACGGTTGGAAATACTCGTTTCCCCCAAATCAACAACCACGAGCAATTGATCCCAAGTTTCCTATCGCAGGCTATCGGGACATGGTTTACATCAATGGTGTCGCCCTCAAGCAAGTTGGTAACAAAGCAAGAGTTGGTCCTGGCACATTCTATGTTGATGCTCGTAACAACAAGCTTTACGTCGGTAGTAACCCCAATGGTAAAACTGTAGAAGCTACAGTACTGACAGAAGGCATTGTCGTATGGAATAACTCTGCCTCAGGTTCAGTGGTGCGTGGGCTAGGTTTGGCACATTATGCTGACCAAGCACTGAAGATTGGTGCTTCAGGTGTCACTGCGGAGAACAACACCCTCGCTTGGAATGGTCTAGAGGGCGTCACAGTTCAATCTGCTAACGTCAAATTACGTGGCAACAGTATTAGCTACAACGGTCGCAAAGGTGTGAATGGTATTCGCGCTCACCGCTTGTTGATTGAAAACAACACGATTAGTCATAACAATGTCGAGCGCTTTTCTGATTCCTGGAGTGCTGCGGGTGTCAAAATGCTCTGGACTGACGGAACCATCATGCGGGGCAACACTGTCAATAACAATCAGTCGATTGGTCTTTGGATTGACGAATCTACGACTAACTCAACCGTTGTCAATAATGTCGTTCTCAACAATAGTAGTAACGGCATCTCGATGGAAATTTCTCACAAAGCCATCATTGCCTCTAATGTTGTTTCTGGCAATGCACCAGCAGGAATCATCATCCTTAACTCTTCAAGTGCACGCATCTACAACAACACCCTCGCCCGCAACAATGCTAATATTCTAGTTCAGGACACTTCACGTAATAATACAAAATCCAATGAAATTTCTAAGGGAATCACTTGGATGACACGAAATACGATTGTGAAAAACAACATCCTCTGGAACTCGAGTGGTCCAATGTTTCATGCCCCTGGCTGTGCAGCGAAACAGCCATCACGTTTGATGATTCCCACAACGAACAATAACGCTCACTATCGCACTTCTGCTAATCGCTCTGCTAGTTTCATTTGGGGAGTCAATAGCAAGCAGTGCTCTCAAACATTCAATTCCTTGGCAAGCTTCCGGTCAGCCACAGGTTTAGAAGCGAACAGTCTTGATGTGGTCAACTCCAATGATCCATTCTTTGTCAATGCTGGCGCGAACGACTTTCGACTCAAAGCAGGTAGTCCAGCTATTGGGCGCGGAGAGCCGCTTCCTGCTGATATTGCTAATGCTATCGGTGTCCCTGCTGGCAGAAAGGTCAATCTCGGTGCGTTGCGATAAAAAGTATTAAACGAAACTTGATGTCATTTATATTGCATCAATTGAGAAGCTGAAACTCAAGAACTTAATGCTGCTATAATTTGCAGGCGATCGCACTGAAGAAAATCCGGCAGCTTTGTTTTTACTTATGAAAAGCGATCGCCTTTCTTTCCATTGTCAATTTTATGCATTTGCAGTTATTTAATTGAGGGCAGCTATCAATCCAGTTTAATGATGCCAAAGCAAATGTCATGAAGAAGGAGTAGGCGTTTTATCTACTTAACTTCGTATGACTTCCTTCTCCTTCTGATTTATTCAGAATATCAATTCTTAATAGTAGATCTACTCAAATCAACTCAAGTATGACTTTTATATACATTAAACTTTTCAGTAAGATTCCACTTGAATTTCTACTTCAAAAAGTGTATGCTTTTTTTCTGTATTATTTAGATTTGTAAAAACAAGGATTTTGCAATGGAGGCGGGAAGCGTAGCTTTTTGATGTAGAAGCTTTAATTTACACATTCACCTACAATTTATAGTTTTTTGCTGCTGGCTTAAAACTGAAGAAGAGATTGCACTGATAGACTATAAGTCGTCTTGATCTCTAAGAAGTTCCTTTATCTAGGTAACAGATTATCAGCGAGTATCTTTACTGTATTCTAGCTTGCCGTTTTGCAGCTATCAACTACAGAGAATAAATATTCCTCTACCCAAATTAAACGCAAGTTGCGAATCTAGAATCGTTTTCTGAAGAACTTGCTCTCCTATCTCACAACTTAGAGTTCGCAGTTTTTACTGCATGAATAATGTTGTTGGGAAAGTTTTTAATGACTTCAAATATTACGATGATACATTTGTGCAGCAATAGCTGTGGAAATTCTGCTGGAGGAGCTTTATGCTACTTCTTTTACCATTTGGCAAAAGCACAATCATTTGAATCGTGCTTTAGTTCTTTCCCCTACACCCCGTCTTCTTACAGTCTGTTTGTATCAGCTTTAAAGCAAAACGGTATTTATCGACAACCAGCATTAGGAAACTTAGAGCAAGTGGACTGACTTAAAGCGAAGAATACTCACATAACACTTCCATCGCACGACACTATGGAGAGCAACGATGAACAGTCAATGCAACAAACACATTTCTTTATTGTTGCTAACACAGCTGCTACTAGCAGCATTAGTCTCAGTACCACGTACAGCAACAGCCACGACACTCAGTATCAAAAATACTAACTATGCCATTCCTAGTGGAGCGTTTTTTGTATCACCAACAGGTCAACCTGGGAATTCTGGTAGGTCAGCTAACTCGCCGTGGCCTGTCAGCCAAGCGATCGCCTCGGCACCAAGTGGAGCAACAATTGTTTTTCGTGGTGGGACATACCGTAACGTCCGCCTGAATGTGAACAAGCGCTTGACCTTACAAGCCTATCCCAACGAGCAACCCTGGCTCAAAGGTAGCACTGTTATTACAGGTTGGGTGAAAGAAGGTAATATCTGGCGCAAAGATGGTTGGAACTACTCATTTCCCCCAAATCAACAACCACGAGCAATTGATCCCAAGTTTCCTATCGCAGGCTATCGGGACATGGTTTACATCAATGGTGTCGCCCTCAAGCAAGTTGGTAACAAAGCAAGAGTTGGTCCTGGCACATTCTACGTTGATGGTGGCAGCAAGAAACTTTATGTCGGTAGTAACCCAGATGGTAAAACTGTAGAAGCTACAGTACTGACAGAAGGCATTGTCGTATGGAATAACTCTGCCTCAGGTTCAGTGGTGCGTGGGCTAGGTTTGGCACATTATGCTGACCAAGCACTGAAGATTGGTGCTTCAGGTGTCACTGCGGAGAACAACACCCTCGCTTGGAATGGTCTAGAGGGCGTCACAGTTCAATCTGCTAACGTCAAATTACGTGGCAACAGTATTAGCTACAACGGTCGCAAGGGTGTGAATGGTGCTTACTCTCACCGTTTATTGATTGAAAACAACACGATTAGTCATAACAATGTCGAGCGCTTTTCTGATTCCTGGAGTGCTGCGGGTGTCAAAATTCTCTGGACTGATGGTGTCATCATGCGGGGCAACACTGTCAATAACAATCAGGCGATTGGTCTTTGGATGGATGAATCTACGACTAACTCAACCGTTGTCAATAATGTCGTTCGCAACAATACTAGTAACGGCATCTCGATGGAAATTTCTCACAAAGCCATCATTGCCTCTAATGTTGTTTCTGGCAATGCACCAGCAGGAATCATCATCCTCAACTCTTCAAGTGCACGCATCTACAACAACACCCTCGCCCGCAACAATGCCAATCTTCTAGTTCAAGAAACATCGCGGAATAATACAAAATCTAACGAAATTTCCCAAGGGATCACTTGGAGAACCAGAAATACGATTGTGAAAAACAACATCCTCTGGAACTCGAGTGGTCCAATGTTTCATGCCCCTGGCTGTGCCGTAAAAGAACCATCCAATTTAATGATTCCCACAACGAACAATAACGCTCACTATCGTACTTCTGCAAGTCGCCCTATTAGTTTCATTTGGGGAGTCAATAGCAAGCAGTGCTCTCAAACATTCACTTCCTTGGCAAGTTTCCGGTCAGCCACAGGTTTAGAAGCAAATAGTCTTGATGTGGTCAACTCCAACGACCCATTCTTTGTCAATGCTGGTGCGAACGACTTTCGACTCAAAGCAGGTAGTCCAGCTATTGGGCGCGGAGAGCCACTTCCTGCTGATATTGCTAATGCTATTGGTGTCCCTGCTGGCAGAAACGTCAATCTCGGTGCACTCTAGTCTAGAGTTTTGATGAGAAGTTGAGTCTTCTTCAGTCTTTACTAATACTTTATTCATAGATAGACAAAGTAGTGTATTCTACTTTGATTGCATACCGCAGGATTTTCTCCTGCGCTTTTTAATGCTTTAGCGTACTATTTAGGAGCAGTGACTTCGCTTCTACTACTTAATAAAAGTCTTTGCATAAGATTAGATTAATCGTAGACATTTAGGTAAGAGATCCTACTATTTAAATAGGCATTGTCTAAAGCAGAATTCATAAAAATAAAGTAATACTTTTACTTACATAACTTATACCCATTTTTCCACTATTTTAATTATCAATTTCAAATAATAAAGCAGAATTCATAAAAATAAAGTAATACTTTTACTTACATAACTTATACCCATTTTTCCACTATTTTAATTATCAACTTCAAATAATATTATTAACTTAGCTTTTTGCGGAACAATGTCAATTTTGTTATTAAATTCATTGATTTTAACTGAAGTATAGAAGTGCAGCTTTTATGTGTTGTGCATTTTACATTAGTATTATGCTTATTTGTATTTTTGTAGTTTTTTTAATACAAGTTGTAGAAATTAGGTTAAAAAAGTAGTTTTTTATGTAAAAGCTTTTAGTTAAACGTTCATTTGTAATTAAATTTCCCATTTTGGAACTGAAGGCTTGCTCATGTTTACAGAATTTATAATTCCTTAAAAAAGTGATTATAAATAAGTTGATTTTCACGCAATTTTATCACCTAGAATTCATTGCGGTTATTGGATGAATTGTTTTGATTGTGTTGTTAAAAAAGCTTTTAATAACTCCAAATACTAATAGAATGACAACATATTTATGTAGCTATTGCTACAAAATTTATGCTGGGTTTTGCTTTGTGCTACCTCTTTATTGACAACCAGCATCAGAAGCCTGACAAGTGGACTGACTTAAAGCCAAGAACACTCACATAACACTTCCATCGCAATACCTTATGGAGAGTAATAATGAACAGTCAATACAACAAACACTTTTCTTTTTTATTACTAGCATCAGCTGTACTAGCAGCATTAGCCGCAGTACCCCACACAGCAACAGCCGCAACACTCAATATCAAAAATACTAGTTATGCCATTCCGAATGGTGCGTTTTTTGTGTCACCCAATGGCAATGAAAGTAATTCGGGAAGGTCAGCTGACTCGCCGTGGCCTGTGAGCAAAGCGATCGCATCCGCACCAAGTGGGGCGACAATTGTCTTCCGTGGTGGGACATACCGCAACATCCGCCTTGCTGTGAATAAGCAATTGATCTTACAAGCCTATCCCAATGAGCAACCCTGGCTCAAGGGTAGCACCATCGTTGATGGTTGGGTGCTAGAAGGAAGCATCTGGCGCAAAGATGACTGGAACTATTCGTTTCCACCAAATCAACAACCGCGTGCAATTGACCCCAAGTATCCAATGGCAGGTTACCGCGACATGGTCTACATCAATGGTGTTGCGCTCAAGCAAGTTGCAAGTAAAGCTAACGTTGCACCAGGTACTTTCTATGTTGATGCTGCCAATAAAAAACTCTACATTGGTAGTAGCCCCGTAGGCAATACAGTAGAAGCCACCGTGCAGACTGAGGGAGTTGTCATGTGGAACAACAGTGCATCGGGTTCAATCGCGCGCGGGCTAGGGTTAGCGCACTATGCTAACCAAGGAATTCAGATTGGGGCATCAGGTGTCATGGTTGAAAATAACACCTTGGCGTGGAATGGCATGGAGGGGGTCACAGTTCAATCCTCTGATGTCAAGCTGCATGGCAACACCATCAGCTACAACGGTCGCAAGGGGGTAGGAGGAATAAGGGCTCATCGTCTGTTGATAGAAAACAATGTGATTAGTCACAACAATGTTGAGAACTTCTCTGATTCTTGGAGTGCTGGTGGTGTCAAGATTGTTTGGACTGATGGTGCACTGATGCGTGGCAACGTTGTTGATCGCAACAAGGCGATTGGTCTTTGGATTGATGAATCTTCGACTAACTCAACCGTTGTCAATAATGTTGTTCGCAACAATACTAGTAACGGCATCTCGATGGAAATTTCTCACAAAGCCATCATTGCCTCTAATGTTGTTTCTGGCAATGCGCCTGCGGGAATTATCATCCTCAATTCCTCAAGTGCACAGATCTACAACAACACGCTTGCACGCAACCATGCCAATCTTTTAGTTCTGGAAACCTCGCGGAATAATACAAAATCTAACGAAATTTCCCAAGGGATCACTTGGATGACACGAAATACAATTGTCAAAAACAACATCCTCTGGAACTCAAGTGGTCCGATGTTTTATGCTCCTGGCTGTGCTACAAAAGAACCATCAAAGTTGATGGTTCCAACAACGAACAATAACGCTTACTATCGCACTTCTGCTAGCCAACCTGTCAATCTTATTTGGGCACTCAACAGCAATCAGTGCTCGCAATCTTTTAATTCGCTGGCGAGTTTCCAGTCAGCGACTGGTCTAGAATCGAACAGTCTTGATATTGTCAACTCGAACGATCCTTTCTTTGTCAATGCCAGTGCAAACGACTTTCGTCTCTCATCGGGTAGTCCGGCACTGGGACGCGGGGAACCACTACCTGCAGATGTTGCTAATGCTATTGGTGTCGCTGCTGAAATTCCAGTAGACTTAGGAGCACTCTAATAACCTTGAAGATGATGGCTGACATAAACGTAAAGATAAGAAAAATTGAGGAAGGTTTTACTAATCAAAACTTTCTGATTCGCAATTGGCAACCAAGCGATCGCACTCCTGTTACTCACCTAATTTGCTCGGTTCTTAGCGAGTATCATCTTAATTTTGAGCCTGATGCAGCAGACCGTGATGTTGTAGATGTGGAAAACTACTATCTCACAACAGGAGGCGAGTTCTGGGTAATTCAACAAGACAGTCAATTAGTTGGTACGAGTGGATACTACCCTGTGATGCGTGGCCAAAAAGCGGTAGAAATCCGAAAGATGTATTTGCTACCCCACGTCCGAGGTTTAGGATTAGGGAAATACTTGTTACAACAATTAGAACAAGCGATCGCTGCACGTGGCTTTGGGCAGATCTGGGTTGAAACTGCCAGCGTTTTAACTACGGCTGTCAAGCTGTATGAAAAGTGTGGATATCAGCCAGCAAGCGGAGTCGAAACAGCACGGTGCGATCGCGTTTATGTCAAGCAATTGACAAATTATTCCTGAGATTCCAGCAATTAGTAAGCATCCTGCAATTCGTAGAATTCAGGTGAAATATAGTCTTTTCTCAATGGCCAGCCCACCCAGTCTTCTGGCATCAGGATACGCTTCAGATTGGGATGTCCTTCGTAAATAATCCCGAACATATCGTAAGACTCGCGCTCTTGCCAGTCGGCTGTCTTCCAAATCCAATATACCGAAGGTACTGTAGGATTTTCCCTTGGTAAAAAGACTTTTAGCCGTACCTCTTCTGGGCGATCGGCATTATCACTGAGTTTAAGCAAGTGATAAACACTCACCAAATCTTGTCCAGGGCCAGAATCGTAGGCACACTGACACCGCAGATAATTAAACCCATAGGCGTATAGAGCTGTTGCGATCGGCAAGAGATAATCACTCTCTACCTTAATAATCTCTACAGCTAAATGATCTGGCTCCAGCGGTTCATGGTCGAAACCATTTTCACTCAACCATTGAGAAATCTTACCAGCTTCTACGATCTGCGTTGCTTCTTGACTTTCAACTGCCTCTGACTTCTCTGAATCTTCAGCCACGGCTTGCTTCCTCCTTTTCTACTGCCTGAAGTGCCGGTGGTACAGGCATTCCTATCGCTTCAGTTAATTCTTTTGGTGCTGCAGTGCGAGTCTCTGAAAGTAAGTATTTACCTGTAAGCACTGCTGCAACACTTTTCATGCTATGAGTCGTACTATAGTAGCGATGCGTTTGCTTAACTTGACCCCGCTCTTGAAGTGATTCGTTAGCAATTTTTTTACGCAGCTTAATAATCGCGTCCATAATTGCTTCTGGACGAGGTGGACAGCCAGGCAAGTAGACATCCACAGGCATTAATTTATCAACGCCCCGTACTGCCGTTGGTGAATCTGCGCTAAACATACCGCCTGTAATTGTACAAGCACCCATCGCGATCACGTATTTTGGATCGGGCATCTGCTCATAAAGACGCACAAGCTGCGGTGCCATCTTCATCGTAATCGTTCCTGCAGTAATAATTAAGTCAGCTTGTCGCGGACTAGAACGCGGAACTAAGCCAAAGCGGTCAAAATCGAATCTTGAGCCAATAAGTGCAGCAAACTCAATAAAGCAACAAGCTGTACCAAACAACAAAGGATATAAGCTTGATAGCTTTGCCCAATTGTAGAGGTCATCGACTGTTGTTAAAATGACATTTTCTGAGAGGTCTTGGGTAACTGTAGGGCGCTCAATGGGATTGAGAATCTTCTCTTTTTGTTGATCCCATCCATCATGCGCTTGGTTCGTGACATTAGTTG
This genomic interval carries:
- a CDS encoding right-handed parallel beta-helix repeat-containing protein, coding for MNSQGNKHFSLYSLAKLTLAVLMTTPFAVPQIATAAALNIKRTNYGIPNGAFFVSPTGQPGNSGRSANSPWPVSKAIASAPSGATIVFRGGTYRNVRLNVNKRLTLQAYPNEQPWLKGSTIVTGWAKEGRMWRKDGWKYSFPPNQQPRAIDPKFPIAGYRDMVYINGVALKQVGNKARVGPGTFYVDARNNKLYVGSNPNGKTVEATVLTEGIVVWNNSASGSVVRGLGLAHYADQALKIGASGVTAENNTLAWNGLEGVTVQSANVKLRGNSISYNGRKGVNGIRAHRLLIENNTISHNNVERFSDSWSAAGVKMLWTDGTIMRGNTVNNNQSIGLWIDESTTNSTVVNNVVLNNSSNGISMEISHKAIIASNVVSGNAPAGIIILNSSSARIYNNTLARNNANILVQDTSRNNTKSNEISKGITWMTRNTIVKNNILWNSSGPMFHAPGCAAKQPSRLMIPTTNNNAHYRTSANRSASFIWGVNSKQCSQTFNSLASFRSATGLEANSLDVVNSNDPFFVNAGANDFRLKAGSPAIGRGEPLPADIANAIGVPAGRKVNLGALR
- a CDS encoding right-handed parallel beta-helix repeat-containing protein — encoded protein: MNSQCNKHISLLLLTQLLLAALVSVPRTATATTLSIKNTNYAIPSGAFFVSPTGQPGNSGRSANSPWPVSQAIASAPSGATIVFRGGTYRNVRLNVNKRLTLQAYPNEQPWLKGSTVITGWVKEGNIWRKDGWNYSFPPNQQPRAIDPKFPIAGYRDMVYINGVALKQVGNKARVGPGTFYVDGGSKKLYVGSNPDGKTVEATVLTEGIVVWNNSASGSVVRGLGLAHYADQALKIGASGVTAENNTLAWNGLEGVTVQSANVKLRGNSISYNGRKGVNGAYSHRLLIENNTISHNNVERFSDSWSAAGVKILWTDGVIMRGNTVNNNQAIGLWMDESTTNSTVVNNVVRNNTSNGISMEISHKAIIASNVVSGNAPAGIIILNSSSARIYNNTLARNNANLLVQETSRNNTKSNEISQGITWRTRNTIVKNNILWNSSGPMFHAPGCAVKEPSNLMIPTTNNNAHYRTSASRPISFIWGVNSKQCSQTFTSLASFRSATGLEANSLDVVNSNDPFFVNAGANDFRLKAGSPAIGRGEPLPADIANAIGVPAGRNVNLGAL
- a CDS encoding right-handed parallel beta-helix repeat-containing protein produces the protein MNSQYNKHFSFLLLASAVLAALAAVPHTATAATLNIKNTSYAIPNGAFFVSPNGNESNSGRSADSPWPVSKAIASAPSGATIVFRGGTYRNIRLAVNKQLILQAYPNEQPWLKGSTIVDGWVLEGSIWRKDDWNYSFPPNQQPRAIDPKYPMAGYRDMVYINGVALKQVASKANVAPGTFYVDAANKKLYIGSSPVGNTVEATVQTEGVVMWNNSASGSIARGLGLAHYANQGIQIGASGVMVENNTLAWNGMEGVTVQSSDVKLHGNTISYNGRKGVGGIRAHRLLIENNVISHNNVENFSDSWSAGGVKIVWTDGALMRGNVVDRNKAIGLWIDESSTNSTVVNNVVRNNTSNGISMEISHKAIIASNVVSGNAPAGIIILNSSSAQIYNNTLARNHANLLVLETSRNNTKSNEISQGITWMTRNTIVKNNILWNSSGPMFYAPGCATKEPSKLMVPTTNNNAYYRTSASQPVNLIWALNSNQCSQSFNSLASFQSATGLESNSLDIVNSNDPFFVNASANDFRLSSGSPALGRGEPLPADVANAIGVAAEIPVDLGAL
- a CDS encoding GNAT family N-acetyltransferase, which gives rise to MMADINVKIRKIEEGFTNQNFLIRNWQPSDRTPVTHLICSVLSEYHLNFEPDAADRDVVDVENYYLTTGGEFWVIQQDSQLVGTSGYYPVMRGQKAVEIRKMYLLPHVRGLGLGKYLLQQLEQAIAARGFGQIWVETASVLTTAVKLYEKCGYQPASGVETARCDRVYVKQLTNYS
- a CDS encoding NAD(P)H-quinone oxidoreductase subunit J, producing the protein MAEDSEKSEAVESQEATQIVEAGKISQWLSENGFDHEPLEPDHLAVEIIKVESDYLLPIATALYAYGFNYLRCQCAYDSGPGQDLVSVYHLLKLSDNADRPEEVRLKVFLPRENPTVPSVYWIWKTADWQERESYDMFGIIYEGHPNLKRILMPEDWVGWPLRKDYISPEFYELQDAY
- a CDS encoding NADH dehydrogenase subunit K — protein: MVINPTNVTNQAHDGWDQQKEKILNPIERPTVTQDLSENVILTTVDDLYNWAKLSSLYPLLFGTACCFIEFAALIGSRFDFDRFGLVPRSSPRQADLIITAGTITMKMAPQLVRLYEQMPDPKYVIAMGACTITGGMFSADSPTAVRGVDKLMPVDVYLPGCPPRPEAIMDAIIKLRKKIANESLQERGQVKQTHRYYSTTHSMKSVAAVLTGKYLLSETRTAAPKELTEAIGMPVPPALQAVEKEEASRG